The following DNA comes from Triticum aestivum cultivar Chinese Spring chromosome 3D, IWGSC CS RefSeq v2.1, whole genome shotgun sequence.
CTTTTCTCGTCTCTGCTGAGTCGGCCAAACGACGACTATTAAGGATGCGTGAGGAGGCGATTCCGGGAGGGTGTGGGTGCGCGGCTGGCTAACGCCCTAACTGCGATTTGCTGCAGCTTGTGGCCTTGATTCCTGCTCTGATTGATGCGTGCGTGGTGTTGGTAATATGCGTGCGTGTGGTGTTGGTATTCCCCGCCTGAGAGATGCGTGCATGGTGTTGGTAGATGTAGTGCTGTGTTGACCGAGGTGTGCTTGTTCTTAGATTGATGCAAGACCTGCAAACTGATGTCCCCTCTCTGACACATGTAATTCAGATGCATGTGTGATCTGTACTGCCACGTCCCTATCTGTTGCATAATTTTCATGACAACCAGCAAATAGGAGCAGCCCTTGGTGATGGAAGAGGGAGAAGCGATGGGATTCAACACATTCATTAGCTCTGCAGGCTGAGGTTATATACAGTTTTACAGAGGTTCGTGTGCCACTACCAGGCGATCGTGGGCTAACAGGATGCCCACTACTCTCACGCATGCACAGACAAGAGGTCGTGCCGTATACACAATCCGTACGTAGGTACACTACGTatactctaacaccccccccccccagtcttgGCGTCGGTCGGAGCGACGCAAAGACTGTCCCGGAACTGGAGGAAAACGTCCGTGGACAAGTCTTTGGTCATGACATCGGCGAGCTGCTGCTTGGTGGGGATGTGAAGGACTCTGAACTCGCCCAGCGCCACGCGCTCTCGTACAAAATGGATGTCGAGCTCCACATGCTTGGTGCGCCGGTGATGCACTGGGTTCGCGGAGAGGTAGCAGGCCGAGACATTGTTGCAGAAGACCACTGTCGCCGTGCGGACtgggaggaggagctcgccgagaagCTGACGAAGCCACGCACTCGGCGACAGCATTGGCGACGCCACGGTACTCGGCTTCGGCGCTGGAGCGCGACACCGTGGCCTGGCGCTTGGACGACCAGGAAACGAGGGTGTCGCCGAGGTAGACGCAGAAGCCAGATGTCGAGCGGCGGGTGTCcgggcagccggcccagtcggcgtcggTGTAGGCGCGGAGATCCAGTGTAGACGAGGCGCGTAGATGGAGACCGTGGGCGGGCGCGCCGCGCGCGTAGCGCAGCGCACGCTTGACGAGAGCTTGGCGGCAGTCCCGCGGATCATGCATGTGCAGGCAAACCTGCTGGACGGCGTACGCGAGCTCGGGCCGCGTGATGGTGAGGTATTGGAGAGCCCCGGCGATGCTGCGGTACGCCGACGAGTCAGGCACACGCGGGCCGCTAGCCTGAGGAAGAAGCCCGCCTCTGGTGTCGATGGGCGTGGGCGACGGCTTGCAGGTGTCCATGCCCGCGCGTTCGATGATCTCCTCGGCGTACTTCTGTTgacagaggaagaagcccgcctgCATGCGCGTCACCTGAATGCCGAGGAAGTAGCGGAGCGCGCCAAGGTCCTTCATGGCGAACTCAACAGTGAGCCGGTGCACAATGCGATGAAGAAGAGCCGGAGTCGAGGCGGTGAGGACGATATCGTCGACGTAAAGAAGAAACGCCGTGTCCGCCCCGCTGGTGTAGATGAACAGGGAGGAGTCGGAGCGCGTCGCCGTGAAGCCGACCGTCTTGAGGAAGCCGACGAACGTCTGGAACCAGGCGCGGGGAGCTTGTTTAAGCCCGTAAAGCGACTTGTTCAGACGGCAGACATGGTGCGGCCGAGCCTCGTCGACGAAGCCTGCGGGCTGGAGGCAGTACACCTCCTCGGCGAGCGTCCCATGCAGGAACGCATTCTTGACGTCCAGTTGGTGGACGGGCCACCCTCGCGAAGCAGCTATGGTGAGAACAGTGCGGATGGTGGCTGGCTTGACCACCGGCGAGAAGGTCTCGCCGTAGTCCACGCCCGCATGCTGATGAAAGCCGCGGACGACCCACCGCGCCTTGTAGCGTTCCAGAGAGCCGTCAGCGCGGAATTTGTGCTTGAAGACCCATTTGCCTATGATCAGGTTGGCGCCAGGCGGACGTGGAACCAGCTCCCAAGTACGGTTGGCGACGAGCGCGGCGTGCTCTTTGCGCATGGCCGCGAGCCAGTGCAGATCGCGGACGGCGACGCGCACAGAGCTTGGCACGGGAGAGAGCGAAGTGGAAGGCAGAGCAGCCGCAGCGTCGTAGTACTTGGGGTTCGGCTTGAAGATGTCGGCCTGAGCCCGGGTCAGCACACGCCGCGACGGGCCGGCCAGAGCGGGCGGCGCGGAGGAGACGCTGGAGTCAGCGGAAGGCGTGCTCGACGACGAGGAGCAGGAGCCGTCCGTGCACGATCCAGCGGCCGTGTTTGAAGTAGCAGAACGCGCGCTTGATCGAGTAGCGCGGGAGCCGTCCGCGCGCGATCTAGCGGCTGTGTTTGAACCAACAGATGGCGCACGAGGGGACGGGATGGCGATGCCGTCCAGTCCTGATCCGACGGCCCGCGGCGTGCATGGTCGAACGACAGGTGAAGAAGGAACCTAACGGGCGATCTGAAGCAGGGGCGGCGCGCCAAGGGGCGGAGGCGCCGGCGGAGCAACAGGTGGAGTGCTGTAAGCGTAGGGAAGGTGTCTTCATGGAAGTAGACATGGCGTGAGGTGAGGACTTGTTTAGACGGAAGGTTGAGGCAGCGGTAACCGCGGTGATCAGAGGGATAACCAAGGAAAACGCAGGCCGACGAGCGAGCGTCGAGTTTGTGGCGCGAAGTAGCAGCAGTGCTGGGGTAGCACAGGCAGCCAAAAACACGAAGCGAGGCGTAATCGGGTGCCACACCGAGCAGGAGCTCATGTGGAGTGCGCGGCGAGGTGCGATGACAGGGGCGTCTGTTGAGCAGGTAGGTGGCGGTGTTCAGGGCTTCGGCCCAAAAACGTGGCGGCAGCGAGGCATGGAAGAGCAGTGTGCGCACGCTGTCGTTGAGGGTGCGAAGAGTGCGCTCCGCCTTGCCGTTCTGTTGGCTGGTGTACGGGCAAGACAGCCGGAGCACGGTGCCGTGGGAAGCGAGGAGTGCACGGGAAGCGTGACTGTTGAACTCGCGTCCGTTGTCAATTTGAACAGAAAACACTGGCAACTGAAACTGAGTGCGCGCGTAGGCATAGAAATCACGCAAAATGGGCAGCACGTCAGATTTGTTCTTGAGAGGGAAGGTCCAGACATAATGAGTGTAATCGTCAAGAACCAGGTAGAATTGGTAGCCAGAAATGCTAGGAACAGGAGATGTCCATACATCCAAGTGCAGTAGTTGAAATGGGAAATAAGCACAGCTAAGAGAATCTGAAAAAGGCAAGCGCACATGTTTGGCAACGCGACATGCGTGGCAAGAGTGAGGCGCTGATTTTGTGAAACTAAATGGAAACTGACTAGCTACATGCTGAAGTTGTGCGAGTCCTGGATGCCCAAGGCGCTGGTGCAGGCGATCGGTGGTGACAGCGCCAGCGAAGGGAAGCACAGTGGACCGGGCCGCCGTCACAGAGTAGAGGTCGCCATCGGAATCACAGCGGAGGATCACCACCTGAGTTCGCAGGTCCTTGACAGAGAAACCAAGCAAGTCAAATTCCACTGAAACGGGATTGTCACGGCAAATTTGACGGACAGAAAGGAGGTTTTTGATGAGAGAAGGTGAGACAAGAACGTTGCGTAGCTGTACGGGGGAGGTGCTAGTAATGAGAGAACCAGAACCAGTGTGTGTAATGGGAAGATGCTCACCACTGCCAACGATAAtatgagaggaagaggaagaggggagcAGAGACTGGAGAGTACCAGGCGAGTTGGTCATGTGTGCAGCGGCGCCGGAGTCCATGTACCACTCGAAGGAGCTGCCGGAGGACGACGGGCCAGCCGTGGCGCTGTGGAGCGCGGCCTGGAGCGAAGTCATGTCCAGAGCCTGGTGCTGGTGCTGCTGGGGCACGCCGGGGGGCACGGTGGCGTAGTTGGGCACGGGCCCGTAGTCGGGCGATGCGTAGCCGCCGTAGCCGTACGCGCCAGGGAGCGGGGGCGCAGGAGCAGCATACATGGCCTGCTGTGGTGGAGTGCCGGGCCGGGGCCCAAGGACGCCAGAACCCGGAGGAcgccagggcatgggccatgcttggaCAAGGCCAGTCCAAGAGTTGGTGCCGGGCACGGATGCGGGCAAGCCGGGGACGCGTGGAGGCGCTTGCTGAGGGAGACCACTGGTGCCGGAGCCGCCACCGTTgccagagccgcgcccgcggcgaCGCCCGCAGCCACCACGCCGGGAGCGGCGGGGGGAACGGCGACAGGCGGAGCGGTTGGTGGTGGAGTGCCGCGCCCGGCGACAAGCGCGTGCGCGCCGTCTGCTCGGCACGGTGCTCCTCaaggaggaggaaggagcacgtctgAAGAAGCGTGGGGAGGGGGTTGCGCGAAGTGATGTGCGGGATGGCACCATGGTACTGGCGCGCGAGCCCACGCAGAAGATGGAAGACTTGGCGCGTTTCCGTCACCGGTTGGCCGAGGTCGCGCAGCTGGTCGGTGTACGTCTTCAGCTTGGTGCAGTATTGCATGATCGTCAGGTCGCCCTGCACCACGGCGTGGTACTCGGCGTCGATGTAGACCGCCCGGGGGAGCTGGTTGCCGCGAAAGACGCCGTCGATCGACGTACACACGGAGAGCGCCGTGTCCTCCTCTTGCATCACGACGTCCAGGAGATCGGGCGCAACAGTGGTGTTGAGCCAGTGGACGACAGCATGATCGGCCATCGCCCACTCGGGATCGTCGAAGCGCGGCACCGCCGCAGCGTCAAGGTTAGCGCGTAGCCCGAACATGCCGATCGCTGTGTCGAAGTGACGGCGCCACTGCGCGTAGTTGCCGGCGAGGAGATCAAGAGTGACTGGGACGTGGCGGCGTATGTCGATGGTCTGAAACACCGAAGAGGGGAGCGGGGACACGGGCGCCGGTGCGATGGCGGCAGGCGGAGCGGGAGCAGCCGGTGGCACGGCGGGGAGGAGCGCTAGAGGTGGGGCAGGAGCGACGAGAGCGCCGGAGTCGCTAGCagcaggagagggaggagggctGGGGTGGTCACCCATGGCGGCGGAAGCGGGATCGACGACCGGAGCAAAGGGATTGGCCTGGTCgacggtatctgataccatgatgGAAGAGGGAGAAGCGATGGGATTCAACACACATTCATTAGCTCTGCAGGCTGAGGTTATATACAGTTTTACAGAGGTTCATGTGCCACTACCAGGCGATCGTGGG
Coding sequences within:
- the LOC123078363 gene encoding uncharacterized protein: METVGGRAARVAQRTLDESLAAVPRIMHVQANLLDGVRELGPRDGEVLESPGDAAVRRRVRHTRAASLRKKPASGVDGRGRRLAGVHARAFDDLLGVLLLTEEEARLHARHLNAEEVAERAKVLHGELNSEPVHNAMKKSRSRGGEDDIVDVKKKRRVRPAGVDEQGGVGARRREADRLEEADERLEPGAGSLFKPVKRLVQTADMVRPSLVDEACGLEAVHLLGERPMQERILDVQLVDGPPSRSSYGENSADGGWLDHRREGLAVVHARMLMKAADDPPRLVAFQRAVSAEFVLEDPFAYDQVGARRTWNQLPSTVGDERGVLFAHGREPVQIADGDAHRAWHGRERSGRQSSRSVVVLGVRLEDVGLSPGQHTPRRAGQSGRRGGDAGVSGRRARRRGAGAVRARSSGRV